In the genome of Micromonospora sp. Llam0, the window CGGCCTTCGGGTCGGCGGCGTTGCGCTGGATCAGCGCCAAGGTGTGCAGCACCTGGTCGTGGATCATCGCGGCGAGTTCGGCCCGCTCCTGCTCCCGGACCCGGCCTTCCCGCTCGGCGCGCAACTGGTTGAACGTCCGCCACAGCACCGGGGCGGTGACCACCCCGACCCCGGCGAGACCGACCAGGGCGAAGATGACGCCGTTGACGACGGCGGCGAAGTCGCCCCGGGGCGAATACACCGCTACCACCCCGATCACGCCGACCGCCACCAGCAGCCCGCCGCCGATGAACCGCAGCAGGAAGGCCCGGCGGTCGCTCTCGTCGACCACCGCACCCAGCCACGGCACCTGCGGCAGGGTCTCCCGCCAGGCCCGCCGCCGTTCCGGTGCCGACTGGTGCCAGATGATCCCGGTCCCGACCGCGATGACCGCCACCAGCCAGCCTGCGGTGGCGCTCACCCCGCTGGACTCGAAGACCAGCACCTGGATCAGGATGACGCCGAGACCGATCGCCACGAACGGCAGTAGTTCGCCCAGGTCGCGACGCTTCGGCGGCCCGGCGGTCGCGGGTGGCACCACCGCCCAGAACGCCGCGTAGAGCAGCACGCCGAGTCCGCTGAACCCGATCAGTACGACGAACGCCACCCGTACGCCGACCACCGGCAGTCGCAGGTGGTGGGCGATCCCGGCGGCGACTCCGGCGACCACCCGCTGCTCGCGACTGCGATACAGACGTGGCGGCTCGATCGCGGTAGTGATCGCTGCCTCCTCGGCGGATGGGACGTGGACGATCTGACGGCCGAAATCCGGCCGGCGCCCGGTGGCGGTGAATTCGGCCGGTCGATTCGGCCGGTCGATTCGATCGTCACACGGCGACGACCCGCGCGACCACGGGGACGTCCCGGACAACCACCGTCTGGAAAGTCAGGGTGGCTTCAGGGTCGATTCCCGAGGCAGGTCGGACAGCCGGGCACGGAGGATCACAAGTATGACCGACGACCCGACCAAGCCAGCTGGACCGGCGCAGCCACCCGACCCAGCGACCAGACCGGCGCAGCTGCCCGACCCGACGGGCGAGTCGACGCAGCCGGACGACCCGACGGGCGAGTCGACGCAGCCGGACGGCCCAGCGGGCGAACCGGCCGACGGGACCGCGTCGGCCCCGCCGACGGACGCCCCCACCGCCGGGTACGGCTGGCAGCCACCGCCACCGCCACCACATGCCGAGGCCCTCGCCTCGCGGTACGGGTTGATCAGGCCGCGTCAGGGCCGGTACCTGGCCGGGGTGTGCGGGGCCATCGGCCGGGCCACCAACACCGACCCGGTTCTGTGGCGGGTGCTGCTGGCGGTGCTCGGCTTCTTCGGCGGCATCGGCATCCTGGTGTATCTGGTGGTGTGGCTGGCCACCCCGAGTGAGGGGGACAGCACCTCGCCGGTGGAAGGTTTGCTGGGCCGGGGCCGGTCGAGCACCTCACCGGTCACCGTCCTGGTGGTCGGCATCCTCGCCGCCGTCATGTTCGGCTTCATCGTCACCGACGGGTTCCGGGCCGTCCTGCTCGGTTCGGCGGTGCTGATCGGCGGCGCGTTGCTGCTCAACCGCGGTCTCCGGGAGGACGGCCCGCGACCGGCCGGCCCCCCGGCGCCGCCACCGCCGGGGTACGGCCCGCCGCCAGCCGGATACAGCCCGCCGCCACCCGGGTACGGCCAACCGCCGGGATACGGGCCGGCAGCGGGATCGGCCGCACTGGTCGGCGCCGGCCAACCGGCAGCCACCGCAGACCTCGCACCCGGCGGGCCGCAGCCGGACGAGCCGCCGACCCGCCCGCTGCCGGCGTACCCGCCGGTGTATCCGCCACCACCGGCTGGGGGCTACCGGGCACCGTTCGCGCCCTACGGCCCGTACGCGGGTCGCGGCGGACCGCCGGGGCAGTTCCCCCCGCCGCCTCCGGTCCCGCCGCACCCGGTGCCACCGCCACCAGCGGCCGCACCACGGCCCCGCAAGGAACGGTCCCGGCTGGGCACCATCACCTTTTCGATGATCTTCGTGGTGCTCGGGCTGGTCGCCGCGCTCGACCTGACCGACCTGGCGCCCACGCCGCCCTCGGCCTACTTCGCGGCGGTACTCGCCACGATCGCGGTCGGTCTGCTGGTCGGGGCCTGGATCGGCCGGGCCCGCTGGCTCATCGCGCTGGGTCTGACGGCCGCCGCCGCGGTCGGTGTCTCCAGCCTGGCCGAGTCGGCCAACCAGGCCGTGTCGGAGCCGGTGGTGTGGAAACCGGCGACCTACGGCCAGATGGATTCG includes:
- a CDS encoding PspC domain-containing protein, with product MTDDPTKPAGPAQPPDPATRPAQLPDPTGESTQPDDPTGESTQPDGPAGEPADGTASAPPTDAPTAGYGWQPPPPPPHAEALASRYGLIRPRQGRYLAGVCGAIGRATNTDPVLWRVLLAVLGFFGGIGILVYLVVWLATPSEGDSTSPVEGLLGRGRSSTSPVTVLVVGILAAVMFGFIVTDGFRAVLLGSAVLIGGALLLNRGLREDGPRPAGPPAPPPPGYGPPPAGYSPPPPGYGQPPGYGPAAGSAALVGAGQPAATADLAPGGPQPDEPPTRPLPAYPPVYPPPPAGGYRAPFAPYGPYAGRGGPPGQFPPPPPVPPHPVPPPPAAAPRPRKERSRLGTITFSMIFVVLGLVAALDLTDLAPTPPSAYFAAVLATIAVGLLVGAWIGRARWLIALGLTAAAAVGVSSLAESANQAVSEPVVWKPATYGQMDSRYEATFGDAVLDLRGVDFTDRQKDVTVSLSFGKLRVYLPDEVDVRTETDMNAGNASVLGHRWDGFEQGRRVVEDLGSDGTGGGELTLRIEINAGDLEVIR
- a CDS encoding PspC domain-containing protein — its product is MVHVPSAEEAAITTAIEPPRLYRSREQRVVAGVAAGIAHHLRLPVVGVRVAFVVLIGFSGLGVLLYAAFWAVVPPATAGPPKRRDLGELLPFVAIGLGVILIQVLVFESSGVSATAGWLVAVIAVGTGIIWHQSAPERRRAWRETLPQVPWLGAVVDESDRRAFLLRFIGGGLLVAVGVIGVVAVYSPRGDFAAVVNGVIFALVGLAGVGVVTAPVLWRTFNQLRAEREGRVREQERAELAAMIHDQVLHTLALIQRNAADPKAVQRLARGQERTLRNWLYKPTASPTERFAAALEQVAAEVEDTFGLSVEAVVVGDRGTDERVGALVAATREALVNAARHAGVQTVSLYAEVEPEQLSVFVRDRGAGFDPARVGDHRHGVRGSIVGRMRRHGGRAEIISTPGSGTEVRLTLPVGPENRQPGPQSPRPTPERRQPGEGQT